A region from the Triticum aestivum cultivar Chinese Spring chromosome 3D, IWGSC CS RefSeq v2.1, whole genome shotgun sequence genome encodes:
- the LOC123076745 gene encoding uncharacterized protein has product MTLLAAITSPAAAAAANHPVVLTPGAPPPSATTALPAPIDPADWALAPADPALATAASFLAVSLSADALTAPRFRALLGSFLTTLSRSLALPAPPAKLLPAVRAAAPFLPATLAPLLASSAARLAEYDVLLALAETRALPHPPQGLLAALDAAARPDLLCAVLRQAADLRSAELLAALRCFLSPASDRAYDAMVAVKTRWKEAALAVANMAVDEPTTGAQVTRRAAILLMMGHDGFTSPEVCLHYLFASRNVEDSLVLAAAVSELDGGEVASLLRYLAKWVGKYSRFPEAQPCPEAVEIHKLEQCDSVPSLVAVARAMGLVLDQHFSHLVLNAELRQDLLAAGVMAKELAAEAEASGPILDLLRRMPQAV; this is encoded by the coding sequence ATGACACTCCTCGCCGCCATCACCAgccccgccgcggccgccgccgccaaccacccCGTCGTCCTCACCCCGGGCGCGCCACCACCTTCCGCGACCACCGCCCTCCCCGCCCCAatcgaccccgccgactgggcccTCGCCCCGGCCGACCCGGccctcgccaccgccgcctccttcctcgCCGTCTCCCTCTCCGCCGACGCGCTCACCGCCCCGCGCTTCCGCGCCCTGCTCGGCTCCTTCCTCACCACCCTCTCCCGCTCCCTCGCCCTCCCGGCCCCGCCCGCCAAGCTCCTGCCCGCCGTCCGCGCCGCGGCCCCCTTCCTCCCCGCCACGCTCGCCCCGCTCCTCGCCTCcagcgccgcccgcctcgccgagTACGACGTGCTGCTCGCCCTCGCGGAGACCCGCGCGCTCCCGCACCCGCCGCAGGGCCTCCTCGCGGCCCTCGACGCCGCGGCCCGCCCCGACCTCCTCTGCGCCGTGCTCCGCCAGGCCGCCGACCTCCGCTCGGCCGAGCTCCTCGCCGCGCTCCGCTGCTTCCTCTCCCCGGCCTCCGACCGGGCCTACGACGCCATGGTCGCCGTCAAGACCCGCTGGAAGGAGGCTGCCTTGGCCGTCGCCAACATGGCCGTCGACGAGCCCACCACGGGCGCCCAGGTCACGAGGCGTGCCGCGATCCTGCTCATGATGGGACACGACGGGTTCACCTCCCCGGAGGTGTGCCTGCACTACCTCTTCGCGTCGAGGAACGTCGAGGACTCGCTGGTCCTCGCCGCGGCCGTGTCCGAGCTGGACGGCGGGGAGGTGGCCAGCCTGCTGAGGTACCTCGCCAAGTGGGTGGGGAAGTACTCCAGGTTCCCGGAGGCCCAGCCTTGCCCTGAGGCGGTGGAAATCCACAAGCTGGAGCAGTGCGACAGCGTGCCGTCGCTTGTGGCAGTGGCCAGGGCGATGGGCCTGGTGCTGGACCAGCATTTCTCCCACCTCGTGCTGAATGCGGAGCTGCGGCAGGACTTGTTGGCCGCGGGGGTGATGGCGAAAGAGCTGGCTGCTGAGGCTGAAGCTTCCGGTCCGATCCTCGACTTGCTGCGCCGTATGCCGCAGGCTGTGTGA
- the LOC123076746 gene encoding uncharacterized protein, which translates to MDEESSPPENELPIWSKDVNGAREEIFQFLRFENNLKVIYIDGWDGFGASAILRSIAEVLPSRRTTAELCFDRIIYVDCSEWKNRRAVQRTIAEELQLDHSVMAILDEQDEEDDFNKVDESSRNEIHNVGKVINQTLRGTKLMMIFLNGSDEEVDVSTFGIPLAIFDNNIIIWTFSRRNHVRSKDALRYTHAFSLFYHSIKEFSWREFLRLLSQQAIAIVARNPFVPEIDPTMVADCCLYELFLHYNFHTVTEFNWVGHASNFWICDAIIQGDRAMDISNLLHREINWVCDSSLPDGVLEEFMRDFVTPFWLVTDDYAYEEGPYRWISITSSKMDLQTILMRKEQSNMEIQGLRNIPVETSSFFLAFESSSQQRCLPDGLFECANKLGVLILSCCAFDFASPPFQKCQSLRFLGLNHCTNSKSGEGEDNAEWTYLCNVSVLDLRYTEWNEILCEEKMDLMTNITELNIEGVWSEQCVGNLQGRLPNLQRLRITKPIYKGKPAEDFDNSFVDKTSMKILDLSGNSDMEILPASISKASSLQLLVLDGCNGLESVGGLPSSLESFSFNGHGPASQWTQTVALPPEQFRPSTIEDSNMDIRVSEISLAGCTQLKNLFLCWLPNLVELDLSGIAIKIFDLNTMVVQVPKLKRVFLIGCTRLRAIIPLLHESGSEIKKELELLCIDTRVGTVCSRPSINWTKSFKFELHVVAADARLTRSVKGLLLPYVQKGIMKDVSCNIHVTSSAVHTEVVQFEATSPSDQESLQQLIPAGPYSDVLGMVGNPPMQDFPQAPTTTKRDHHIEIAKGSSYVESELLGDLGYLVGTSAESLHVHDVSIRAIALYEFYQLNLRWCCVERCPELDVVFPSVSTGFNVLQTFWASDLLTARWIWGKASYKGFFSHTTNTFPNLQHLHLRSCPRLQFVLPLYGLSFPSLKTLHFIHCGDLVHVFELNMDYPEEVTTLSVRFPKLTTIHLHDLPKLQQICEIKMVAPALESIKIRGCWNLRRLPSVGARGQGEKKPAVEIEKDVWDALEWDDDHRPDHFGTPVHSRYYKEKLPRVSVLR; encoded by the exons ATGGACGAGGAATCCAGTCCCCCTGAAAATGAGCTG CCCATTTGGTCAAAGGATGTTAATGGCGCCAGAGAGGAAATATTTCAGTTTCTTCGATTCGAGAACAACTTGAAGGTCATCTATATTGATGGTTGGGATGGATTCGGGGCGTCCGCCATTCTTAGATCCATAGCAGAAGTGCTCCCATCTAGGAGAACCACTGCAGAACTATGCTTTGATAGAATAATTTATGTAGATTGCTCTGAGTGGAAAAATAGAAGAGCAGTGCAGAGGACAATTGCAGAGGAACTGCAACTTGACCACTCAGTGATGGCCATTCTAGATGAGCAGGATGAAGAGGATGATTTTAACAAAGTTGATGAAAGCTCAAGGAATGAGATACACAATGTCGGGAAAGTGATTAATCAAACCCTGAGGGGCACCAAGTTGATGATGATTTTTCTTAATGGAAGTGATGAAGAGGTTGACGTAAGCACCTTTGGCATTCCTCTTGCAATATTTGACAACAATATAATAATATGGACCTTTAGCAGAAGGAATCACGTCCGTTCAAAGGATGCACTAAGATATACTCATGCTTTCTCTCTTTTCTATCATTCTATCAAAGAATTTTCATGGCGGGAGTTTCTTCGACTGTTGTCTCAACAAGCTATTGCCATAGTTGCTCGCAATCCATTTGTGCCAGAGATCGACCCAACAATGGTAGCAGATTGTTGTCTCTATGAGTTATTCCTGCATTATAATTTCCACACTGTCACTGAGTTTAATTGGGTTGGTCATGCTTCCAACTTTTGGATATGTGATGCGATCATACAAGGGGACAGGGCAATGGATATTAGTAATCTGTTGCATAGAGAGATAAATTGGGTGTGTGATTCCTCTTTGCCTGATGGTGTGCTTGAAGAGTTCATGCGAGATTTCGTGACTCCTTTTTGGCTAGTTACAGATGACTATGCCTATGAAGAAGGTCCATACCGTTGGATATCAATCACATcaagcaaaatggatttgcaaacTATATTGATGCGCAAAGAACAAAGCAATATGGAAATACAGGGCTTGCGAAATATACCTGTAGAGACATCATCTTTCTTCTTGGCATTTGAAAGTTCTAGTCAACAACGATGTTTACCAGATGGCTTGTTTGAATGTGCCAACAAGCTTGGTGTGCTAATTCTCAGTTGCTGTGCCTTCGATTTTGCATCACCCCCTTTCCAGAAGTGTCAGAGCCTAAGATTTCTTGGATTGAACCATTGTACAAATAGTAAATCAGGTGAAGGAGAGGATAATGCAGAGTGGACATACTTATGTAACGTATCGGTGTTGGACCTACGTTACACAGAATGGAATGAAATCTTATGTGAAGAAAAGATGGATCTCATGACTAACATCACAGAGCTAAATATAGAGGGAGTCTGGAGTGAGCAGTGCGTTGGTAACCTACAAGGTCGACTACCTAACCTCCAGAGGCTACGGATAACCAAACCAATATATAAGGGGAAGCCAGCAGAGGATTTTGATAACTCTTTTGTAGATAAGACAAGTATGAAAATACTCGACTTGTCAGGGAACAGTGACATGGAAATTCTTCCAGCAAGCATATCGAAGGCAAGTAGCCTTCAGTTGCTTGTACTTGATGGTTGCAATGGACTGGAAAGCGTTGGCGGGCTTCCTTCCTCCCTTGAATCCTTTAGCTTTAATGGACATGGGCCAGCTTCTCAATGGACACAAACTGTTGCGCTACCTCCGGAACAATTCCGCCCGTCCACAATTGAAGACTCTAACATGGATATTAGAGTGTCTGAGATCTCCTTAGCAGGCTGCACACAGTTGAAGAACCTGTTTTTGTGTTGGTTACCCAACCTTGTGGAATTGGACCTCTCTGGAATTGCAATCAAGATATTTGACTTGAATACTATGGTGGTGCAAGTCCCGAAGCTCAAGAGAGTATTTCTAATAGGATGCACGCGACTTCGTGCAATAATTCCGTTGTTGCACGAGAGTGGCTCTGAGATAAAAAAAGAATTGGAGTTATTGTGCATAGACACCCGAGTTGGAACAGTGTGTTCTCGGCCATCCATCAACTGGACCAAATCCTTCAAGTTCGAATTGCATGTTGTTGCCGCGGATGCGAGGCTTACTCGCTCTGTGAAGGGTCTCTTGTTGCCTTATGTACAAAAAGGCATAATGAAGGATGTTTCTTGTAATATCCATGTCACCTCCTCAGCTGTGCACACTGAAGTTGTTCAATTTGAAGCAACCAGCCCAAGTGATCAAGAGAGTTTGCAACAGCTTATTCCAGCAGGCCCGTATAGTGATGTCCTTGGCATGGTTGGCAATCCCCCAATGCAGGATTTCCCGCAAGCTCCGACGACTACAAAGCGGGACCATCATATAGAGATTGCTAAAGGGAGCAGCTATGTGGAGAGCGAACTGCTAGGAGATCTAGGTTATTTGGTGGGAACTAGTGCTGAATCACTGCATGTACACGACGTATCGATACGTGCAATTGCTCTTTATGAGTTTTATCAGTTAAACCTTAGGTGGTGCTGCGTGGAGAGGTGCCCAGAGTTGGATGTCGTCTTCCCTTCGGTATCGACTGGATTTAATGTACTGCAGACCTTCTGGGCGTCGGATCTCCTAACAGCCCGCTGGATTTGGGGTAAAGCTTCATACAAGGGTTTCTTTTCCCACACCACCAATACCTTTCCAAATTTACAGCACCTCCACCTGCGCTCCTGCCCTCGTCTCCAGTTTGTGCTCCCGCTGTACGGCTTGTCCTTCCCCAGCTTGAAGACCCTCCACTTCATCCACTGTGGCGACCTCGTGCACGTCTTCGAGCTAAACATGGATTACCCAGAGGAAGTAACCACCCTCAGTGTAAGATTTCCAAAGCTGACCACCATCCACCTGCACGACCTCCCGAAGCTGCAGCAGATATGTGAGATCAAGATGGTGGCGCCCGCACTCGAGAGTATCAAGATCAGGGGGTGCTGGAACCTGCGCCGGCTTCCATCCGTGGGCGCCCGTGGCCAAGGCGAGAAGAAGCCGGCGGTTGAGATCGAGAAGGACGTGTGGGACGCTCTTGAGTGGGACGACGACCACCGCCCCGACCACTTCGGAACGCCGGTCCACTCGCGCTACTACAAGGAGAAGCTGCCCAGGGTCTCCGTTCTGAG GTGA
- the LOC123076747 gene encoding uncharacterized protein has protein sequence MAASSCAATTARKLGCGDDERERGHTATTEAASGAATTSVVAWSRVRDHNDSCVRRVHARAVTKLRELSWMQLLSVSACVFLSLIRVIHQHYDGTEDARTNRAAALNIFRGDGHGGLIGGDGDGELVGGHGEER, from the coding sequence ATGGCAGCGTCGTCATGCGCGGCCACAACGGCACGCAAGCTCGGGTGCGGCGACGACGAGCGTGAGCGCGGGCACACGGCCACAACAGAAGCGGCATCTGGCGCGGCCACGACAAGCGTGGTCGCGTGGTCGCGGGTGCGCGACCACAACGACAGCTGCGTCCGGCGCGTCCACGCGCGCGCGGTGACGAAGTTACGCGAGCTTTCCTGGATGCAGCTACTCTCGGTGTCGGCGTGCGTCTTCCTCTCCCTCATCCGCGTCATCCACCAGCACTACGACGGCACTGAGGACGCCCGCACCAACCGTGCGGCAGCGCTCAACATCTTCCGCGGCGACGGGCATGGAGGGCTCATCGGCGGCGACGGGGATGGAGAACTCGTCGGCGGCCATGGGGAGGAGAGgtag